Proteins encoded in a region of the Paramagnetospirillum magneticum AMB-1 genome:
- a CDS encoding EF-hand domain-containing protein — protein sequence MNIRRSLLREAVEAALVLAAIGVLVACAGPGRPDPDERPGRMAASIPALLYSPNGEPLTGGPLGLPSCKLATEVWFERADTNHDGRLDREEFMADARAQFLRMDLDGQGYLTSDVLERYRDPYRQRGRTAQSSGIDPVMSADRNFRGKVTREDFLGQATETFARLDADHDGALAKAELEPLCANALQRVPDHQPPSQSGAPNGGGGKRRHGGGWAG from the coding sequence GTGAATATCCGTCGCTCCCTGTTGCGCGAAGCCGTGGAAGCCGCTCTGGTCCTGGCCGCCATTGGTGTCCTGGTGGCCTGCGCCGGCCCCGGCCGCCCCGACCCGGACGAGCGGCCCGGGCGGATGGCGGCTTCGATTCCGGCCCTGCTCTACAGTCCCAATGGCGAGCCGCTGACCGGCGGGCCGCTGGGCCTGCCATCGTGCAAGCTGGCCACCGAGGTCTGGTTCGAGCGGGCCGACACCAATCACGACGGGCGGCTGGACCGCGAGGAGTTCATGGCCGATGCCCGTGCCCAGTTCCTTCGGATGGATCTGGACGGGCAGGGCTATCTGACCTCGGACGTGCTGGAGCGCTACCGCGACCCTTACCGCCAGCGAGGCCGTACCGCCCAATCCTCTGGAATCGATCCGGTGATGTCGGCCGACCGGAACTTTCGCGGCAAGGTGACCCGCGAGGATTTTCTGGGGCAGGCCACCGAGACCTTCGCCCGGCTTGACGCTGATCACGACGGCGCGCTGGCCAAGGCCGAGTTGGAGCCGTTATGCGCCAACGCCCTGCAGCGCGTCCCCGATCATCAGCCGCCCTCCCAATCCGGGGCGCCCAATGGCGGCGGGGGAAAACGGCGGCATGGCGGCGGATGGGCCGGCTAG
- a CDS encoding CHAP domain-containing protein — MRNAIFLLVASMLLALPFEANATLQCVAYAREVTGLNLKGDAWKWWEAAEGVYERGNTPKVGSVLVFKRQGSMSHGHVAVVRGATNSRLLLVDHANWAPHRTAGRGQVTKAVPVMDVSPKNDWSQVRVWYQPTREYGSRVYKTQGFVYRPGNSVVPASLRAEASRPAVAAPVESMVEAPAAVIAAPAAPHAPKAVETHKVIEARAAVPAETPAAMPAAVPVAPAADSDLGKFDARAWAEQA, encoded by the coding sequence GTGCGCAATGCGATCTTCCTGCTTGTGGCGTCGATGCTGCTGGCCCTGCCGTTCGAAGCCAACGCCACGCTTCAGTGCGTTGCCTATGCCCGCGAAGTGACCGGCCTCAATCTCAAGGGCGACGCCTGGAAATGGTGGGAAGCCGCCGAAGGCGTCTATGAGCGCGGCAATACTCCCAAGGTCGGTTCCGTCCTGGTCTTCAAGCGCCAGGGTTCCATGTCCCACGGCCATGTGGCGGTGGTGCGCGGCGCCACCAACAGCCGCCTGCTCCTCGTCGATCACGCCAACTGGGCGCCCCACCGCACCGCCGGCCGCGGCCAGGTGACCAAGGCTGTTCCCGTGATGGACGTGTCGCCCAAGAATGACTGGAGCCAGGTCCGCGTCTGGTACCAGCCGACCCGCGAATACGGCAGCCGCGTCTACAAGACCCAGGGCTTCGTCTACCGCCCGGGCAATTCCGTCGTCCCCGCCTCGCTTCGCGCCGAGGCGTCGCGCCCCGCCGTTGCCGCCCCGGTGGAGAGCATGGTGGAGGCTCCGGCCGCCGTGATCGCCGCCCCTGCCGCGCCCCATGCCCCTAAGGCCGTCGAGACCCACAAGGTTATCGAAGCCAGGGCCGCCGTGCCGGCCGAGACGCCCGCCGCCATGCCGGCCGCCGTGCCCGTCGCCCCCGCCGCCGACAGCGATCTCGGCAAGTTCGACGCCCGCGCCTGGGCCGAGCAGGCCTAG
- a CDS encoding c-type cytochrome gives MLNTKKLGLVLGAALLAAPFAASAADAPAAFNQCKACHKVEAGKHGVGPSLFGVYGAKAGHAEGYKYSDNHVKSGMVWDDANLGKYLADPKATIPGNKMAFAGLKKPEDVAAVVAYLKTLK, from the coding sequence ATGCTCAACACCAAGAAGCTGGGCCTCGTCCTCGGAGCCGCCCTCCTCGCTGCCCCGTTCGCCGCCTCTGCCGCCGATGCCCCGGCCGCTTTCAACCAGTGCAAGGCCTGTCACAAGGTCGAAGCCGGCAAGCACGGCGTCGGCCCCAGCCTGTTCGGCGTCTACGGCGCCAAGGCCGGCCACGCCGAGGGCTACAAGTATTCCGACAACCACGTGAAGTCGGGCATGGTCTGGGACGATGCCAACCTGGGCAAGTACCTGGCCGACCCCAAGGCCACCATTCCCGGCAACAAGATGGCCTTCGCCGGCCTGAAGAAGCCCGAGGACGTGGCCGCCGTGGTCGCCTATCTGAAGACCCTGAAGTAA
- the hrpB gene encoding ATP-dependent helicase HrpB has product MHDLPIESVIPEIRAGLRQSHGLVLQAPPGAGKTTRVPLALLDEPWLAGQRILMLEPRRLAARAAATRMASTLGEQPGETVGWRIRFDSRVGPKTRIEVVTEGILNRMIQDDPSLDGVGLVIFDEFHERSLFADLGLALVLESRQGLRDDLKLVVMSATLDGEPVARLMGGAPVVTSQGRAHPVETRFLARPEPRAFVDGVAAAVIRALDEEEGDILVFLPGSGEIRRVESLLADHPAARGVLIAPLYGDLSQDAQDGAIRPRRDGGRKVVLATAIAETSLTIEGVRVVVDGGRMRLARFDPGSGMTRLVTLPVSRAGADQRRGRAGRLGPGVCYRLWSEADDRALLPFTAPEVTEADLAPLALDLAQWGVTEALDLSWLDPPPAAHLAQARELLTELGALDDGLRITAHGKAMARLGLHPRLAHMVLKGRDLRLGGLACDLAALLEERDVLRPGRDARDSDIRLRLDALRGRERGLPVDKGGLARARQAARDGRRRLGLKAGEQEGDGRDAGLLLAFAYPDRLARRRPGGEPRYAMTGGGGAVFASHEPLAAEEWLALAETDGDRREARIFLAAPLTLAEIEEHFGAQIRSETLCRWDGREEVVQARARRVLWSLVIEDKPLKSAEPEALCAAMAEGVRQMGPACLPWTPDLERLCRRVAFVRGLDPEGGWPDLSEAALLAGLEDWLVPYLSGITRRAHLARLDLAAALSGLLSWEQKKRLDDLAPTHVEVPSGSRVPIDYSGEVPVLAVRLQEMFACAETPRIGGGKVALLLHLLSPARRPMQVTRDLASFWANTYKQVKADLKGQYPKHWWPDDPMQAEPTARIKPRK; this is encoded by the coding sequence ATGCATGATTTACCCATCGAGTCCGTCATCCCCGAAATCCGCGCCGGTTTGAGGCAGTCCCACGGTTTGGTGCTGCAGGCGCCGCCGGGGGCGGGCAAGACCACCCGCGTCCCCCTGGCCCTGCTGGACGAGCCCTGGCTGGCGGGACAGCGCATCCTGATGCTGGAGCCGCGGCGGCTGGCGGCACGGGCCGCCGCCACGCGCATGGCGTCGACCCTGGGCGAGCAGCCGGGCGAGACGGTGGGCTGGCGCATCCGCTTCGACTCCCGCGTCGGGCCGAAGACCCGCATCGAGGTGGTCACCGAGGGCATCCTCAACCGCATGATCCAGGACGACCCCTCCCTGGACGGGGTCGGTCTGGTGATCTTCGACGAGTTCCACGAGCGCTCGCTGTTCGCCGATCTCGGCCTGGCCCTGGTCCTGGAAAGCCGCCAGGGGTTGCGCGACGACCTCAAGCTGGTGGTGATGTCGGCGACCCTGGACGGCGAGCCCGTGGCCCGGCTGATGGGCGGCGCGCCGGTGGTGACCAGCCAGGGCCGCGCCCATCCCGTGGAGACCCGCTTCCTGGCCCGGCCCGAGCCCAGGGCTTTCGTGGACGGAGTGGCCGCCGCCGTGATCCGTGCCCTGGACGAGGAGGAGGGCGACATTCTGGTCTTCCTGCCCGGCAGCGGGGAAATCCGCCGGGTCGAGTCCCTGCTGGCTGACCATCCGGCGGCGCGGGGCGTGCTGATCGCCCCCCTTTACGGCGACCTGTCGCAAGACGCGCAGGACGGGGCCATCCGCCCGCGCCGCGATGGCGGACGCAAGGTGGTGCTGGCCACCGCCATCGCCGAAACCTCGCTGACCATCGAGGGGGTGCGGGTGGTGGTGGATGGCGGCCGCATGCGGCTGGCACGCTTTGACCCGGGCTCGGGCATGACCCGGCTGGTCACGTTGCCGGTGTCGCGTGCCGGGGCGGATCAGCGCCGGGGCCGGGCCGGGCGCTTGGGGCCGGGGGTGTGCTACCGCCTGTGGTCCGAGGCCGACGACCGCGCCCTGCTGCCCTTCACCGCCCCCGAGGTGACCGAGGCCGACCTCGCCCCCCTGGCGCTGGATCTGGCCCAGTGGGGGGTGACCGAGGCCCTGGACCTGTCCTGGCTCGACCCGCCGCCGGCCGCCCATCTGGCCCAGGCGCGCGAACTGCTGACCGAGTTGGGGGCGTTGGACGATGGCTTGCGCATCACCGCCCACGGCAAGGCCATGGCGCGGCTGGGCCTGCATCCCCGGCTCGCCCACATGGTGTTGAAGGGCCGGGACTTGAGGTTGGGCGGGCTGGCCTGCGATCTGGCGGCGCTGCTGGAGGAGCGCGACGTGCTGCGTCCCGGCCGCGATGCCCGGGATTCGGACATCCGCCTCCGGCTCGACGCCCTGCGGGGGCGGGAGCGGGGATTGCCGGTGGACAAGGGCGGCCTGGCCCGTGCCCGTCAGGCGGCGCGCGACGGCCGTCGCCGCCTGGGGCTGAAGGCGGGCGAGCAGGAGGGCGACGGCCGCGACGCCGGGCTGCTGCTGGCCTTCGCCTATCCCGACCGGCTGGCCCGGCGGCGTCCGGGGGGCGAGCCGCGCTATGCCATGACCGGCGGCGGCGGAGCGGTGTTCGCCTCGCACGAGCCTTTGGCCGCCGAGGAATGGCTGGCCCTGGCCGAGACCGACGGCGACCGGCGCGAGGCCCGCATCTTCCTGGCGGCGCCCCTGACCCTGGCGGAGATCGAGGAGCATTTCGGAGCCCAGATCCGATCCGAAACCCTCTGTCGCTGGGATGGGCGCGAAGAGGTGGTGCAGGCCCGCGCCCGCCGGGTGCTGTGGTCCCTGGTCATCGAGGACAAGCCGCTGAAATCCGCCGAGCCGGAGGCGCTTTGCGCCGCCATGGCCGAGGGCGTGCGCCAGATGGGGCCGGCCTGCCTGCCCTGGACGCCGGACCTGGAGCGGTTGTGCCGCCGCGTCGCCTTCGTGCGCGGGCTGGACCCCGAGGGCGGCTGGCCCGATCTGTCCGAGGCCGCCCTGCTGGCCGGGCTGGAGGACTGGCTGGTGCCCTATCTTTCCGGCATCACCCGGCGTGCCCACCTCGCCCGGCTCGATCTGGCGGCGGCGCTCTCGGGCCTGCTGTCCTGGGAGCAGAAGAAGCGCCTGGACGATCTGGCCCCCACCCATGTGGAGGTGCCGTCGGGGTCACGGGTGCCCATCGACTATTCCGGCGAGGTGCCGGTGCTGGCGGTGCGGCTGCAGGAGATGTTCGCCTGCGCCGAGACGCCGCGCATCGGTGGCGGCAAGGTGGCTCTTCTGCTTCATCTGCTGTCGCCCGCCCGGCGACCCATGCAGGTGACCCGGGATCTGGCCAGCTTCTGGGCCAATACCTACAAGCAGGTCAAGGCCGACCTCAAGGGCCAGTACCCCAAGCACTGGTGGCCCGACGACCCCATGCAGGCCGAGCCCACGGCACGGATCAAGCCGAGGAAATAG
- a CDS encoding ATP-binding protein, translating into MEFRPSNRRIMVALLGAMLLVLWGFVTYWSWSQRKGIMASSTVILEQLTSAAEEQTLRLFRHAETSLVVSNHWLADHPQQSPGGNPAFITLVDRLRQMSDGMLDIRMVTSTGGLHYIPWRGPKPLADVSDRDYFKAQARMETRGFYIGNPVVSRVTGKWGIPVSIPADRNGGDIAVLFGAIELDRIVKTFEAERIKPHGSIAVLRADGTFLFRVPSEDHVAGLNIADTPSFRDNYALSLKGVFRSSSQFIDGKERLVSYQRLRDYPLIVIVTAGIDDLLAPWRRETATLVAIAGLVTLAIGLLALILIRAMKAEEKAQKATERAKREAELILAAAGEGICGIDIQGRVTFMNPAARSMLGWLHEDPIGRNLHAANHHSRPDGAAYPGSECPIAHTLADGQTREVQGETFWRLNGTQFPVEMIATGLVEDGGVKGAVLMFRDISDRLASEQALKAQATELSRSNADLEQFAYVASHDLREPLRQVASFVSLLERRYGPTLDDDARDYITYAREGAKRMDRLIIDLLDFSRIGHHSQAVQQVNLGSVIDEAIANLGTVIVEHGAQVDRAAEMPVLGLVRDDMVRLFQNLIGNALKYHHPERTPIVRIAARRDDEGWVVSVIDNGLGIDPQFSERIFGIFQRLHTRDKFEGTGIGLAICKKIVERAGGRIWVEPAEGGGSVFNVRLPA; encoded by the coding sequence GTGGAGTTCCGCCCCTCCAACCGCCGCATCATGGTGGCGCTGCTGGGAGCCATGCTCCTGGTGCTGTGGGGCTTCGTCACCTATTGGTCATGGTCCCAGCGCAAGGGCATCATGGCGTCGAGCACCGTCATCCTGGAGCAATTGACCTCGGCGGCCGAGGAACAGACCCTGCGCCTGTTCCGCCATGCCGAGACGTCGCTGGTGGTCAGCAATCACTGGCTGGCCGATCATCCGCAACAGAGCCCGGGCGGCAATCCCGCCTTCATCACCCTGGTCGACCGCCTGCGCCAGATGTCCGACGGCATGCTTGACATCCGCATGGTCACAAGCACGGGCGGCCTGCACTACATCCCCTGGCGCGGCCCCAAGCCGCTCGCCGACGTGTCCGACCGCGACTATTTCAAAGCCCAGGCGCGTATGGAGACCCGCGGCTTCTACATCGGCAATCCGGTGGTCAGCCGGGTGACGGGCAAGTGGGGCATCCCGGTCTCCATCCCGGCCGACCGGAACGGCGGCGACATCGCCGTGCTGTTCGGCGCCATCGAACTGGACCGCATCGTCAAGACCTTCGAGGCCGAACGCATCAAGCCGCACGGCTCCATCGCCGTGCTTCGGGCCGATGGCACCTTCTTGTTCCGGGTCCCGTCCGAGGACCACGTGGCCGGGCTCAACATCGCCGACACGCCGTCGTTCCGCGACAACTACGCCCTGTCGCTCAAGGGGGTCTTCCGCTCCTCCAGCCAGTTCATCGACGGCAAGGAGCGGCTGGTGTCGTATCAGAGGCTGCGCGACTATCCCCTGATCGTCATCGTCACCGCCGGAATCGACGACCTGCTGGCTCCCTGGCGCCGCGAGACAGCCACCCTGGTGGCCATCGCCGGACTGGTCACCCTGGCCATCGGCCTGCTGGCCCTGATCCTGATCCGGGCCATGAAGGCCGAGGAGAAGGCCCAGAAGGCCACCGAACGCGCCAAGCGCGAGGCCGAGCTGATCCTGGCCGCCGCCGGCGAAGGGATTTGCGGCATCGATATCCAGGGCCGGGTCACCTTCATGAATCCGGCGGCGCGCTCCATGCTGGGCTGGCTGCATGAGGACCCCATCGGCCGAAACCTGCATGCGGCCAACCATCACAGCCGCCCGGACGGCGCCGCCTATCCCGGCAGCGAATGCCCCATCGCCCATACCCTGGCCGACGGCCAGACCCGCGAAGTGCAGGGCGAGACGTTCTGGCGGCTGAACGGCACCCAGTTCCCGGTAGAGATGATCGCCACCGGCCTGGTGGAGGATGGCGGCGTCAAGGGCGCCGTGCTGATGTTCCGCGACATCAGCGACCGGCTGGCCTCGGAACAGGCCCTGAAGGCGCAGGCCACCGAACTGTCGCGCTCCAATGCCGACCTGGAACAGTTCGCCTATGTGGCCAGCCACGACCTGCGCGAGCCGCTGCGGCAGGTGGCCAGCTTCGTCTCCCTGCTGGAGCGCCGCTATGGCCCCACCCTGGACGACGACGCCCGGGACTATATCACCTATGCCCGCGAAGGCGCCAAGCGCATGGACCGGCTGATCATCGACCTACTGGATTTCTCGCGCATCGGCCATCATTCGCAGGCGGTGCAACAGGTCAATCTCGGCAGCGTCATCGACGAGGCCATCGCCAACCTGGGCACCGTCATCGTCGAGCACGGCGCCCAGGTGGATCGCGCCGCGGAGATGCCGGTGCTGGGGCTGGTTCGCGACGACATGGTGCGCCTGTTCCAGAATCTGATCGGCAACGCCCTCAAATACCACCACCCCGAGCGGACCCCCATCGTCCGCATCGCCGCCCGACGCGACGACGAGGGATGGGTGGTTTCGGTCATCGACAACGGCCTGGGCATCGACCCGCAATTCTCGGAGCGCATCTTTGGCATCTTCCAGCGCCTGCACACCCGCGACAAGTTCGAGGGCACCGGCATCGGGCTGGCCATCTGCAAGAAGATCGTCGAGCGGGCAGGCGGACGGATCTGGGTCGAACCCGCCGAGGGCGGCGGCAGCGTCTTCAACGTCCGCCTGCCCGCTTGA
- a CDS encoding LuxR C-terminal-related transcriptional regulator has translation MAVQQSRPIVIVIAEKNPLLQSSLIKLFSGDDRFTVAAVTSDGERFIEAVEKTPFDVGIIGWEMPYLDGRGVLQTLRTRVDAPRLIVYTGSPNPDVPRQAMTLGAAGFCSKREPPEQLLDTIIAVAAGRMVFPFIDVSSLASDPLAGLTPRERELLAALAGGLTNQQMAGQLDISLNTVKFHLKNLYDKLGVGNRAQAVAFYLKGRESR, from the coding sequence ATGGCCGTGCAGCAGAGCCGACCGATCGTCATTGTCATCGCCGAAAAGAATCCGCTGCTGCAAAGCAGCCTGATTAAGCTGTTCTCGGGCGACGACCGCTTCACCGTCGCCGCGGTGACCAGCGATGGCGAGCGCTTTATCGAAGCCGTGGAAAAGACCCCCTTCGACGTGGGTATCATTGGGTGGGAGATGCCCTACCTGGACGGGCGCGGGGTTCTGCAGACCCTGCGGACCCGCGTAGATGCCCCCCGCCTGATCGTCTATACCGGCAGCCCCAACCCCGATGTACCGCGCCAGGCCATGACGCTGGGCGCCGCCGGGTTCTGCTCCAAGCGCGAACCGCCCGAGCAATTGCTCGACACCATCATCGCCGTGGCCGCCGGGCGCATGGTGTTTCCGTTCATCGACGTGTCCTCCCTGGCCAGCGACCCGCTGGCCGGCCTGACCCCGCGCGAGCGCGAGTTGCTGGCCGCCCTGGCCGGCGGCCTGACCAACCAGCAGATGGCAGGGCAATTGGATATTTCACTCAACACCGTGAAGTTCCACCTGAAGAACCTTTACGACAAGCTGGGCGTCGGCAATCGCGCCCAGGCGGTGGCCTTCTACCTCAAGGGACGCGAGTCCCGCTGA
- a CDS encoding TAXI family TRAP transporter solute-binding subunit: MKRILIPALMAGLALAQTAGAAERRTLVIAGGEVTGYYFPVAGALCRVINKDHPLGLGCAVMPSSGSAANLTALKAGDADLALVQSRAAQMAAIGAEGFKESGPMSELRALMALHGEVAVVVARPGSGIETLGDLKGKRVNLGKPGSFQRSMAEMVIDASGLSQGDLSVLVELDLTEQAAELCQGNIDAAVFTGIHPMPEVQMAVEECGASLVQIRSKSMDSFFKKVPWAARFAVKSGTYDGQKEDVAAIGLKTLLVATKLSTEEVTAVAKTLWANFGALTRLHPALKGLSKADSKSDGIPIRLHEGAEAAAVER, translated from the coding sequence GTGAAGCGCATACTGATCCCGGCCCTGATGGCCGGATTGGCTCTGGCCCAGACGGCCGGGGCGGCGGAACGCCGGACCCTGGTCATCGCCGGGGGTGAGGTCACCGGCTATTACTTTCCAGTGGCCGGCGCGCTGTGTCGCGTGATCAACAAGGACCATCCCCTGGGGCTGGGCTGTGCCGTGATGCCCAGTTCCGGTTCGGCGGCGAACCTCACCGCCCTGAAGGCCGGCGATGCCGATCTGGCCCTGGTGCAGTCGCGTGCCGCCCAGATGGCCGCCATCGGGGCCGAGGGGTTCAAGGAATCCGGCCCCATGAGCGAGTTGCGGGCGCTGATGGCGCTGCATGGCGAAGTGGCGGTGGTGGTGGCCCGTCCGGGATCGGGCATCGAGACCCTGGGCGACCTCAAGGGCAAGCGGGTCAATCTCGGCAAGCCCGGCTCGTTCCAGCGCTCCATGGCGGAGATGGTGATCGATGCCTCGGGCCTGTCCCAGGGCGACCTGTCGGTCCTGGTGGAACTGGACCTGACCGAGCAGGCGGCGGAATTGTGCCAGGGCAATATCGACGCCGCCGTCTTCACCGGCATTCATCCCATGCCCGAGGTGCAGATGGCGGTGGAGGAATGTGGCGCCTCGCTGGTGCAGATCCGCTCGAAATCCATGGATTCCTTCTTCAAGAAGGTGCCCTGGGCGGCGCGCTTCGCCGTCAAGAGCGGCACCTATGACGGCCAGAAGGAGGATGTGGCCGCCATCGGGTTGAAGACGCTGCTGGTGGCCACCAAGCTGTCCACCGAGGAGGTGACGGCCGTCGCCAAGACCCTTTGGGCGAATTTCGGTGCGTTGACCCGGCTTCATCCCGCCTTGAAAGGCCTTTCCAAGGCCGACTCCAAGAGCGACGGCATCCCCATCCGCCTGCATGAAGGGGCCGAGGCCGCCGCGGTGGAGCGTTAG
- a CDS encoding DUF6969 family protein: MTLAPGTLAACISSRSELLRIRAAGERLQTLTRDLGGDPTSLLTRGGGVEAFRHYPTGDVYDLSSHAQFYYHSHRDGEFGHIHLFQRPRGMPRGLAPAAATGDADAPCHLIAVGFGAWGDAVELFTTNRWVTGEAWYRAEAVKAMVAGLRLAPSGPWAGVAGWLAALVAFYAPLIRVLVDERDQTVEDWRRTHPGRDELDDERLEITSSRAIDPAADLAGLSP; the protein is encoded by the coding sequence GTGACGCTGGCCCCCGGCACCCTGGCGGCCTGCATCTCCAGCCGGAGCGAGTTGCTGCGCATCAGGGCGGCGGGTGAGCGCCTGCAGACCCTGACCCGGGACCTGGGGGGCGATCCCACCTCCCTGCTGACCCGGGGCGGCGGGGTGGAAGCGTTCCGCCACTATCCCACCGGCGACGTCTACGACCTGTCGTCCCACGCCCAGTTCTATTATCACAGCCACCGGGACGGCGAGTTCGGCCACATCCACCTGTTCCAGCGTCCACGCGGCATGCCCCGGGGACTTGCCCCGGCGGCGGCCACGGGGGACGCCGATGCCCCGTGCCATCTGATCGCCGTGGGGTTCGGAGCCTGGGGCGATGCGGTAGAGCTGTTCACCACCAATCGCTGGGTGACGGGCGAGGCCTGGTATCGGGCCGAGGCGGTCAAGGCCATGGTGGCCGGACTGCGACTGGCGCCATCCGGCCCCTGGGCCGGGGTCGCCGGGTGGCTGGCGGCGCTGGTCGCCTTCTATGCCCCGCTGATCCGGGTGCTGGTCGACGAGCGCGACCAGACGGTGGAGGACTGGCGCCGCACCCATCCCGGCCGCGACGAACTGGACGACGAGCGCCTGGAGATCACCTCGTCCCGGGCCATCGACCCGGCCGCTGATCTGGCGGGTCTTTCCCCCTGA
- the rarD gene encoding EamA family transporter RarD, with protein sequence MSAEHRRGVLFALACYGTWGLFPAFWKLLASVPPTEVLAYRVIWSLLTVMIMLTWTGRWGEVLVLLASGRRLAVLAASTACISVNWLVFIRVVGEGNVLEASMGYFLNPLVNVALGVVVLGERLRPLQWVAVGLALAGIVELAIGTGTAPWAALTLAGTFGVYGLLRKKLPVAPLTGLAVETGLMLPLAVAYLSWRVAEGAPLLGGSPELGAALLASGPVTALPLLWFAAAASRLRYATLGFFQYLAPTGHFLLAVLVYGESPGPAHLITFGCIWAAIGLYLADSWRHSRR encoded by the coding sequence GTGAGCGCGGAGCACCGCCGGGGCGTGCTGTTCGCCCTGGCGTGCTACGGCACCTGGGGACTGTTTCCCGCCTTCTGGAAGCTGCTGGCCAGCGTGCCGCCAACCGAGGTCCTGGCCTATCGGGTGATCTGGTCGCTGCTGACCGTCATGATCATGCTGACCTGGACGGGGCGCTGGGGCGAGGTGCTGGTGCTGCTGGCCTCGGGCCGCCGGCTGGCCGTGCTGGCCGCCTCGACCGCCTGCATCAGCGTCAACTGGCTGGTCTTCATCCGCGTGGTGGGAGAAGGCAACGTGCTGGAAGCCAGCATGGGCTACTTTCTCAATCCCCTGGTCAACGTCGCGCTGGGCGTGGTGGTGCTGGGCGAGCGGCTGCGGCCACTGCAATGGGTGGCGGTCGGCCTGGCCCTGGCCGGCATCGTCGAGCTGGCAATCGGCACCGGCACGGCGCCCTGGGCCGCGCTGACCCTGGCCGGAACCTTCGGGGTCTACGGCCTGCTGCGCAAGAAGCTGCCGGTGGCGCCGCTGACCGGCCTGGCGGTGGAGACGGGGCTGATGCTGCCCCTGGCCGTGGCCTATCTGTCCTGGCGGGTCGCCGAGGGCGCGCCGCTGTTGGGGGGATCGCCGGAGCTGGGCGCCGCCCTGCTGGCCAGTGGGCCGGTGACCGCCCTGCCGCTGCTATGGTTCGCCGCCGCCGCCAGCCGCCTGCGCTATGCCACCCTGGGTTTTTTCCAATACCTGGCCCCCACCGGGCACTTCCTGCTGGCGGTCCTGGTTTATGGCGAGAGCCCCGGCCCGGCCCATCTGATCACCTTCGGCTGCATCTGGGCGGCCATCGGGCTTTATCTGGCCGACAGCTGGCGCCACAGCCGGCGCTGA
- a CDS encoding metal-sulfur cluster assembly factor has protein sequence MLTQDDIREALRQVIDPDVGVNIVDLGLVEDIRIAPEGIYVDLIMTTPACPQSAYLSDESERVVRAAAKDAVGVSVAVLDSPFWEPSRMSASAKSIMGWPG, from the coding sequence ATGCTCACCCAAGACGATATCCGCGAGGCGCTGCGACAGGTCATCGACCCCGATGTGGGCGTCAACATCGTCGACCTGGGGCTGGTGGAGGATATCCGCATCGCGCCGGAAGGCATCTATGTGGACCTGATCATGACCACGCCGGCCTGCCCGCAAAGCGCCTATCTCAGCGATGAATCCGAACGGGTGGTGCGCGCCGCCGCCAAGGACGCGGTGGGCGTCAGCGTCGCCGTGCTCGACTCCCCCTTCTGGGAGCCGTCGCGCATGTCGGCCTCGGCCAAGTCCATCATGGGCTGGCCGGGATGA
- a CDS encoding ferritin-like domain-containing protein — MTTKVALFLAHALAMENEAADRYDELADSMEVHHNLEVAELFRQMAKFSRLHGASVAARAAGHDLPKLKSWQYRWNTPEPPEVGTPGGTHYMMTAWHALDFALDNEKRGHRFYADEAAGSDDAEVRALAAEMAEEEREHVVELEKWIARTPKPDIDWADDPDEALVAD, encoded by the coding sequence ATGACCACCAAGGTAGCCCTGTTCCTGGCCCATGCTTTGGCCATGGAAAACGAGGCGGCGGATCGTTACGACGAATTGGCCGACTCCATGGAAGTCCACCACAACCTCGAAGTCGCCGAACTGTTCCGCCAGATGGCCAAGTTCTCGCGCCTGCATGGGGCGTCGGTGGCGGCGCGGGCCGCCGGCCACGACCTGCCCAAACTGAAATCCTGGCAATACCGCTGGAACACGCCCGAGCCGCCCGAAGTGGGCACTCCCGGCGGCACCCATTACATGATGACCGCCTGGCACGCCCTGGACTTCGCCCTGGACAACGAGAAGCGGGGTCATCGCTTCTATGCCGACGAAGCCGCCGGCAGCGACGATGCCGAGGTTCGGGCCCTGGCCGCCGAAATGGCCGAGGAAGAGCGGGAACACGTAGTGGAACTGGAAAAATGGATCGCCCGCACCCCGAAGCCGGACATCGACTGGGCCGACGACCCGGACGAGGCCCTGGTCGCGGATTGA